One Streptomyces hundungensis DNA segment encodes these proteins:
- a CDS encoding rhomboid family intramembrane serine protease codes for MNQDQDQVRQSGLPGCYRHPGVATGISCARCERPICPECMISASVGFQCPDCVRSGSGTGHAPSANQPRTVAGGVLAAGDPQLVTKILIGINAVAFLVQQIVGERFTNAFCLLGRAVVPGFDDVQGLAEGQWYRLVTSMFLHGGIAHIAFNMLSLWWLGGPLEGALGRARYLALYFVSGLAGGALTYLLAAPYERSLGASGAIFGLFGAMAVLMRRMKYDMRPVIGLLVVNLVFTFNPWVGIAWQAHVGGLVAGVLVGIGMVHAPAQRRSLVQWGSCALVLALSVAFVLIRTAELT; via the coding sequence ATGAACCAGGACCAGGACCAGGTGCGGCAGTCCGGCCTGCCCGGCTGCTACCGCCACCCCGGAGTGGCGACGGGCATCAGCTGCGCCCGCTGTGAGCGGCCGATCTGCCCGGAGTGCATGATCAGCGCGTCGGTCGGCTTCCAGTGTCCCGACTGCGTCCGATCCGGTTCCGGCACCGGCCACGCCCCGTCGGCGAACCAGCCGCGGACCGTGGCGGGCGGGGTGCTCGCGGCCGGCGACCCCCAGCTGGTCACGAAGATCCTCATCGGCATCAACGCGGTCGCTTTTCTGGTGCAGCAGATCGTCGGGGAACGTTTCACCAATGCGTTCTGCCTGCTGGGCCGGGCAGTCGTGCCGGGCTTCGACGACGTGCAGGGCCTGGCCGAGGGCCAGTGGTACCGCCTGGTCACCTCGATGTTCCTGCACGGCGGCATCGCGCACATCGCCTTCAACATGCTCAGCCTGTGGTGGCTCGGCGGCCCCCTGGAGGGCGCGCTCGGCCGGGCCCGCTATCTGGCGCTGTACTTCGTGTCGGGCCTGGCAGGCGGAGCGCTGACGTACTTGCTGGCCGCGCCCTATGAGCGTTCGCTCGGCGCCTCCGGCGCGATTTTCGGCCTGTTCGGTGCCATGGCCGTCCTGATGCGCCGCATGAAGTACGACATGCGCCCGGTCATCGGGCTGCTCGTGGTCAACCTGGTCTTTACGTTCAACCCGTGGGTGGGCATCGCCTGGCAGGCCCATGTGGGCGGTCTGGTCGCGGGCGTCCTGGTCGGGATCGGCATGGTCCACGCCCCGGCCCAGCGGCGCTCCCTGGTGCAGTGGGGCAGCTGTGCGCTGGTGCTCGCCCTGTCGGTCGCGTTCGTGTTGATCCGTACGGCTGAACTCACGTAA
- the crgA gene encoding cell division protein CrgA: protein MPKSRIRKKADFTPPPTKQATAIKLGNRSWVAPVMLAFFLIGLAWIVLFYVTEGDLPLKSLGNWNIVVGFGFIAGGFGVSTQWK, encoded by the coding sequence GTGCCGAAGTCACGTATCCGCAAGAAGGCCGATTTCACGCCGCCGCCCACGAAGCAGGCGACCGCCATCAAACTGGGCAACCGCAGTTGGGTTGCCCCGGTGATGCTGGCGTTCTTCCTCATCGGGCTGGCCTGGATCGTCCTCTTCTATGTGACCGAGGGGGATCTGCCGCTCAAGTCGCTCGGGAACTGGAACATCGTCGTCGGTTTCGGCTTCATCGCGGGTGGCTTCGGCGTCTCCACGCAGTGGAAGTAG
- a CDS encoding DUF881 domain-containing protein, with protein MSNSADSPGGVLEQPPRRPRARPVRLLSAAAFALAGLIFVTSFNTAKGTNIRTDASLLKLSDLIKQRDHKNKELGDTTATLRGEVDALAQRDDGSTKAQDQLLNALKDASGTAPVSGKGLSVTLNDAPPNATAAPGYPAPQANDLVIHQQDLQAVVNALWQGGAQGIQVMDQRLIATSAVRCVGNTLILQGRVYSPPYKITAVGDTGKLRGALGASKAIQNYQLYVKAYGLGWKVDEHRTMTLAAYSGTVDLHYAKPVQ; from the coding sequence TTGAGCAATTCTGCCGACTCCCCCGGCGGGGTCCTTGAGCAGCCCCCGCGGCGCCCGCGCGCCCGGCCGGTACGGCTGCTCTCCGCCGCCGCCTTCGCGCTCGCCGGCCTCATCTTCGTCACGAGCTTCAACACGGCCAAGGGCACCAACATCCGTACGGACGCCTCCCTGTTGAAGCTGTCGGACCTCATCAAGCAGCGCGACCACAAGAACAAGGAACTCGGCGACACCACCGCGACCCTGCGCGGCGAGGTGGACGCGCTCGCCCAGCGCGACGACGGCTCCACCAAGGCCCAGGACCAGCTCCTCAACGCCCTCAAGGACGCCTCGGGCACCGCCCCGGTCTCCGGAAAGGGCCTGAGCGTCACGCTCAACGACGCCCCGCCCAACGCCACCGCGGCCCCCGGCTACCCCGCTCCGCAGGCCAACGACCTCGTCATCCACCAGCAGGACCTCCAGGCCGTGGTCAACGCGCTGTGGCAGGGCGGCGCCCAGGGCATCCAGGTCATGGACCAGCGTCTGATCGCCACCAGCGCGGTGCGCTGCGTCGGCAACACCCTCATCCTCCAGGGCCGCGTCTACTCGCCCCCGTACAAGATCACCGCCGTCGGGGACACCGGCAAGCTGCGCGGGGCGCTGGGCGCCTCCAAGGCGATCCAGAACTACCAGCTGTATGTGAAGGCCTACGGGCTCGGCTGGAAAGTCGACGAGCACAGGACGATGACTCTCGCCGCCTACTCGGGCACAGTGGATCTCCACTACGCGAAACCGGTGCAGTAG
- a CDS encoding class E sortase, with product MSVRVLVRSLSELCITVGALIVLFVAYLLYWTGVKADHAAGDQISGLTARWAQSPPPRPAAPQKAAPAPPYAEGRSFAVMYVPRLGKDWHKPVLEGTAVKDLQKGLGHYANTTRLGQQGNFSVAGHRRTYGDPFKDFPDLRPGDAVVLRDDTTWYTYRLDNRPYRTVPGDIGVIDPVPAKSPFRAPGRYLTLTTCDPEWGSSHRLIAWGHLEATQPVTRGEPAALDG from the coding sequence ATGTCCGTGCGGGTCCTCGTCCGGTCCCTCAGCGAACTGTGCATCACCGTCGGCGCCCTGATCGTCCTGTTCGTCGCCTACCTCCTGTACTGGACCGGGGTGAAGGCCGACCACGCGGCCGGCGACCAGATCAGCGGCCTCACCGCGCGGTGGGCCCAGAGCCCGCCGCCCCGCCCCGCGGCCCCGCAGAAGGCCGCGCCCGCGCCCCCCTATGCCGAAGGCCGCTCCTTCGCCGTCATGTACGTGCCCCGGCTCGGCAAGGACTGGCACAAACCGGTCCTCGAAGGCACCGCCGTCAAGGACCTCCAGAAGGGCCTCGGCCACTACGCCAACACCACCCGGCTCGGGCAGCAGGGCAACTTCTCGGTGGCGGGCCACCGGCGCACCTACGGCGACCCGTTCAAGGACTTCCCCGACCTGCGGCCCGGCGACGCGGTCGTGCTGCGGGACGACACCACCTGGTACACCTACCGCCTCGACAACAGGCCGTACCGGACCGTGCCCGGTGACATCGGCGTCATCGATCCCGTCCCCGCCAAGTCGCCGTTCCGCGCCCCGGGCCGCTATCTCACCCTCACCACCTGCGACCCGGAGTGGGGCAGCAGCCACCGGCTGATCGCCTGGGGACACCTGGAGGCCACGCAGCCCGTGACGCGGGGCGAACCCGCGGCTTTGGACGGCTGA
- a CDS encoding aminodeoxychorismate/anthranilate synthase component II yields the protein MNARILVVDNYDSFVFNLVQYLYQLGAECEVVRNDEVSLGHAQEGFDGVLLSPGPGAPEQAGICVDMVRHCAATGVPVFGVCLGMQSMMVAYGGVVGRAPELLHGKTSPVLHEGTGVFSGLPSPFTATRYHSLAAEPATLPGELEVTARTEDGIIMGLRHRELPVEGVQFHPESVLTEHGHRMLANWLVRCGDAGAVGRSAGLAPVVGKAAA from the coding sequence GTGAACGCGCGCATTCTCGTGGTCGACAACTACGACAGCTTCGTCTTCAACCTCGTCCAGTACCTGTACCAGCTCGGCGCCGAGTGCGAGGTCGTCCGCAACGACGAGGTCTCCCTGGGCCATGCCCAGGAAGGCTTCGACGGCGTTCTGCTCTCCCCCGGGCCCGGCGCACCCGAACAGGCGGGCATCTGCGTCGACATGGTGCGCCACTGCGCCGCAACCGGTGTCCCCGTCTTCGGCGTCTGTCTCGGTATGCAGTCGATGATGGTCGCGTACGGCGGTGTCGTGGGGCGGGCCCCCGAACTGCTGCATGGCAAGACGTCCCCGGTGCTGCACGAGGGCACCGGTGTCTTCTCGGGCCTTCCCTCCCCCTTCACGGCGACCCGCTACCACTCGCTGGCCGCCGAGCCGGCCACCCTGCCGGGCGAGCTCGAGGTCACCGCGCGCACCGAGGACGGCATCATCATGGGGCTGCGCCACCGTGAACTGCCGGTGGAGGGCGTTCAGTTCCACCCGGAGTCGGTGCTCACCGAGCACGGCCACCGGATGCTGGCCAACTGGCTGGTGCGATGCGGGGACGCGGGGGCCGTCGGGCGCTCCGCGGGGCTCGCGCCGGTGGTGGGCAAGGCCGCGGCGTGA
- a CDS encoding class E sortase codes for MTERTAGAGAVATGTDHEERTGESGPTPAPRGGAIATAVSVFGELLITAGLLLGLFVVYSLWWTNVMADREASAQSDSVRRGWAASTGPGALDTKGGIGFLHVPAMKNGEVLVKKGTDTDVLNGGVAGYYTDPVKASLPGAAKTGNFTLAAHRDGHGAKFHNIDKLKDGDPIVFETRDTWYVYKVFAELPETSKYNVDVLQPVPKGSGAKKPGPYITLTTCTPVYTSKYRYIVWGELVRTEKVDTRRTPPAELR; via the coding sequence ATGACCGAACGGACAGCAGGGGCGGGTGCGGTGGCGACGGGAACCGACCACGAGGAGCGGACCGGGGAGTCCGGGCCGACCCCGGCCCCGCGCGGGGGCGCCATCGCCACCGCCGTCAGCGTCTTCGGTGAACTCCTCATCACCGCCGGCCTGTTGCTGGGCCTGTTCGTCGTCTACTCGCTGTGGTGGACCAATGTCATGGCCGACCGCGAGGCGTCCGCGCAGAGCGACAGCGTGCGCCGCGGCTGGGCGGCCTCCACGGGCCCCGGCGCGCTCGACACCAAGGGCGGCATCGGCTTCCTGCACGTCCCGGCGATGAAGAACGGCGAGGTGCTCGTCAAGAAGGGCACGGACACCGACGTCCTCAACGGCGGGGTGGCCGGCTACTACACGGACCCGGTCAAGGCCTCGCTTCCCGGCGCGGCCAAGACCGGCAACTTCACGCTCGCCGCCCACCGCGACGGCCACGGCGCCAAGTTCCACAACATCGACAAGCTGAAGGACGGCGACCCGATCGTCTTCGAGACCAGGGACACCTGGTACGTCTACAAGGTGTTCGCCGAGCTGCCCGAGACCTCGAAGTACAACGTCGACGTGCTCCAGCCGGTCCCGAAAGGCTCGGGTGCCAAGAAGCCCGGCCCGTACATCACCCTGACGACGTGCACCCCCGTCTACACCTCGAAATACCGCTACATCGTGTGGGGCGAGCTGGTGCGCACCGAGAAGGTCGACACCCGGCGCACCCCGCCCGCCGAGCTGCGCTAG
- the pknB gene encoding Stk1 family PASTA domain-containing Ser/Thr kinase: MEEPRRLGGRYELGQVLGRGGMAEVYLAHDTRLGRTVAVKTLRADLARDPSFQARFRREAQSAASLNHPAIVAVYDTGEDYVDNVSIPYIVMEYVDGSTLRELLHSGRKLLPERTLEMTIGILQALEYSHRNGIVHRDIKPANVMLTRTGQVKVMDFGIARAMGDSGMTMTQTAAVIGTAQYLSPEQAKGEQVDARSDLYSTGCLLYELLTVRPPFVGDSPVAVAYQHVREEPQAPSNFDSEITPEMDAIVLKALVKDPAYRYQSADEMRADIEAYLDGQPVAATATLGAVGYGGGYDGYGNDQPTTALRHADPGAGQTSMLPPVNPDDGGYGYDDRPDRRRQKKSHTSTVLLILAGVLVLVGAILIGKAVFSNSADSSSMDVPQLVGSSQGDAEKLAINAGVKMSVTKNEPCADQPKGNICTQSPASGTMKKGETILVTVSTGAPKIEVPDVTQKDKDSATQLLQNKGFQVKTKEVESSSTPGTVDKQDPAGGSQAEKNSTVTLTIAKKQTVNLPDVTGKDYTSALAQLNSVGFTNVVRQNVDDQSPLDQVVSMSPNGNTSQSKDVQITLKVSKGPQSQTPPTPPGQVAIPQGLNGMTVKKATQTLNGAGFNNIQFTPGSSDDGKARVVMVTPNSGTMADPNQPVTLTTMRAGDNGGPVFFGGPSGSPQD; encoded by the coding sequence ATGGAAGAGCCGCGTCGCCTCGGCGGGCGGTACGAGCTGGGCCAGGTGCTCGGCCGTGGTGGCATGGCGGAGGTCTACCTCGCGCACGACACCCGGCTCGGCCGCACCGTCGCCGTGAAGACGCTGCGGGCCGACCTCGCCCGCGACCCGTCCTTCCAGGCCCGGTTCCGCCGTGAGGCCCAGTCGGCCGCCTCGCTCAACCACCCGGCGATCGTCGCTGTCTATGACACGGGCGAGGACTACGTCGACAACGTCTCCATCCCGTACATCGTGATGGAGTACGTCGACGGCTCGACCCTGCGTGAGCTGCTGCACTCCGGGCGCAAGCTGCTGCCCGAGCGCACGCTGGAAATGACCATCGGCATCCTCCAGGCCCTCGAGTACTCGCACCGCAACGGGATCGTCCACCGCGACATCAAGCCGGCGAACGTCATGCTGACGCGCACCGGCCAGGTCAAGGTCATGGACTTCGGCATCGCCCGCGCCATGGGCGACTCCGGCATGACGATGACCCAGACCGCGGCCGTCATCGGCACCGCCCAGTACCTCTCCCCGGAGCAGGCCAAGGGCGAGCAGGTCGACGCGCGCAGCGACCTCTACTCCACGGGCTGTCTGCTGTACGAGCTGCTCACCGTCCGGCCCCCCTTCGTCGGGGACTCGCCGGTCGCGGTGGCCTACCAGCACGTACGCGAGGAGCCGCAGGCCCCCTCGAACTTCGACTCCGAGATCACGCCCGAGATGGACGCCATCGTCCTGAAGGCGCTGGTCAAGGACCCGGCCTACCGCTACCAGTCGGCCGACGAGATGCGTGCCGACATCGAGGCCTACCTCGACGGCCAGCCCGTCGCCGCGACCGCCACCCTGGGAGCTGTGGGGTACGGCGGCGGGTACGACGGCTATGGCAACGACCAGCCGACCACCGCGCTGCGTCACGCCGACCCGGGCGCCGGCCAGACCTCGATGCTGCCGCCGGTCAACCCCGACGACGGCGGCTACGGCTATGACGACCGGCCCGACCGGCGCCGCCAGAAGAAGTCCCACACCTCGACGGTGCTGCTGATCCTGGCGGGCGTCCTGGTGCTGGTCGGCGCGATCCTGATCGGCAAGGCGGTGTTCAGCAACAGCGCCGACAGCAGCTCGATGGACGTGCCCCAGCTGGTGGGCAGCAGTCAGGGCGACGCCGAGAAGCTGGCGATCAACGCCGGCGTCAAGATGTCCGTCACCAAGAACGAGCCGTGTGCGGACCAGCCCAAGGGCAACATCTGCACCCAGTCTCCGGCCAGCGGCACCATGAAGAAGGGCGAGACGATCTTGGTCACCGTCTCCACGGGCGCGCCCAAGATCGAGGTCCCGGACGTCACGCAGAAGGACAAGGACAGCGCGACCCAGCTGCTCCAGAACAAGGGCTTCCAGGTGAAGACCAAGGAGGTCGAGTCCAGCTCGACTCCGGGCACGGTCGACAAGCAGGACCCGGCGGGCGGCTCGCAGGCGGAGAAGAACTCGACGGTCACGCTCACGATCGCCAAGAAGCAGACCGTGAACCTGCCCGATGTGACGGGCAAGGACTACACGTCCGCGCTCGCGCAGCTCAACAGCGTCGGCTTCACCAATGTGGTCCGCCAGAACGTGGACGACCAGAGCCCGCTGGACCAGGTCGTCTCGATGTCCCCGAACGGCAACACCAGCCAGTCCAAGGACGTCCAGATCACCCTGAAGGTCTCCAAGGGCCCGCAGTCGCAGACACCGCCGACACCGCCGGGGCAGGTGGCGATTCCGCAGGGCCTGAACGGGATGACGGTGAAGAAGGCCACGCAGACACTCAACGGCGCGGGCTTCAACAACATCCAGTTCACGCCGGGCAGTTCGGACGACGGCAAGGCGCGGGTCGTGATGGTCACGCCCAACTCGGGCACCATGGCCGATCCCAACCAGCCCGTCACCCTGACCACCATGCGCGCCGGCGACAACGGTGGCCCGGTGTTCTTCGGCGGGCCTTCGGGCTCACCACAGGACTGA